The Triticum urartu cultivar G1812 unplaced genomic scaffold, Tu2.1 TuUngrouped_contig_6150, whole genome shotgun sequence genome includes the window CGCGGCCCATTAACTGTTGTCGCTAGCCACTCAACCTCTGCTCCAAGCTCGCTCACCTGTTTCTTCAAAAATCCCTCAAAAAAAAACCTGtttcttcaaaaaaaaaaaaagctCGCTCACCACCCCAGCAACTGGTAACTTTTCTCAAGCCTAAAGAAAAGGCAACTTACCCCGCAAAAAAGGGTAacttttctcaaaaaaaaaaagtaACTGGTTCACAGGAATGAAACGGAAAACAGTTTTTTAAAGATAAAAATTATacattcaaaaaaatgaaaaacaaatCATGAATTTAAGAAAATTAGTGAATTTTGCAAAAAAACAGAATTTGAAAAAAAACGGTTCACGGATTAAAAAATCATGTTTtaaaaagacaaagaaaaaggaaaaaccTAAACAAAACTAATTAGAAAAAACATAAATAGAAAGAAAACACATGGGGGGAAGAAAACCCAGATCAGAAGCTTCCCGCTCCTCCTGTGACAAAACGAAACGTCATAGGTCCTTGAAAGAACGCTCAAGGCCTATATCTAGTGCTATAAAAGCCGAATAGGCCTATATCAAGTTATGCACATTTCAGCCAAGATTTTGCCAAAAAAATGAATTCAAAATTACTATAAATGCCTTTCCCAAATTGTTTTTACCTAATCGATGACAAATTCGCAGCACAAACTAAATGATGAATTTAGCaaacatatactccctccgttccaaattacttgtcgcaggtatggatgtatctagatgtattttagttctaaatacatctatttctgcgacgagtaatttggaggGAGTAGGCGGGAGTGCACAAAAATCATACTCAACCCAAGGTGTTGGCAATTTGGAATGTACATCGCTTTGTAAGTAAGGTTTACATCATACCAAAAATTGAGCAACTGCTAGGCGTCAGCCGGCTGATCTTAGAGAAAGATCTTAGGGAAAGCGCATTAACACATCACGTCTTCCTCTTCTCGCCTCACATCCTCCTCTCACGTCACATCCACCAGGGCGGTGTAGGTGCTCGGTCATCACAACAATAGCCCCCTGAATGGCAGTGCAATGTCTCTTGTTCGCCAGAGTGTCGGTTGACCAGTAGCCCCGCCATTGTACCACGGGCAATCCATCATAGCATCCCGTGGACCGGGATGCTCCAGTGCAGCACGGGCGACCCGGCGATGCTTCATCATAGCACCGGTGGCCCGGGATTCTCCATGCGCACCAAGGGTTATGTTGCAAAACCGGCCGCTCACTTGTAGCATGGACGGTGTGCCACTGTACCACGGCCAATCCATCATAGCATCCTGTGGACCGACGATGCTCCAGTGCAGCACGGGCGACCCAGCATAGCACCGGTGGCCCGGGATTCTATTAAAAAACAACTATCcagaaaccccccccccccccccccctctccttcCCGCGGCTGCGACAACCTAGCGTGACACGTGACCCCATTACAATTCCGTTGCAGATCGTCGGGAAGCAACTCATGTGACGTGTGTCCATCCCTCGAAGCGGCTGACGAGAACATGGAATCAGTCGGGAAATAAAAGGTTTTCCAGAAAATTTCACCATGTTAACCAATAGGAAAGGCAAGGATGCTCACTAAAACTGGGCTCGACATTGAAAGTTCAGGAGTAGAGAACAAGCACACATCATATTGCAGTTCACACGGCAGTCAGACAATGAGCAAAATCCACAATCTATACAAGACACAGCAGCAGTCGGTAACGAATAGAATCAGTTGAGATTCACATAATCACATTACAAATTGTTCACATGACATTATTCTGTATTTACGGACCGAGAGGTGAAAAGATCCAGGGCAACACAACATCAAAGCGCACAAGAACAGCTAGGGCAGGGGACGAGCTGGACCAGTTCACATGGTGCGCCCCATAGTCTGCTCCGTGGGTGGCATCATGACGACGACGGAGCGCCCATAGAAGCCAGGGTGGGGAACCCTGCGGCGCAGCTCGCGCCCCTCCTGGCAGAGGGCGCAAGGGTGGCAGAAGTAGTGGGTAGCAAGGTCGCAGGCGACCTCCAGGTGCTCACGCCTCTCCTCATCCTCAGCAAGGCCACCGCAGCACCCACATTGCCTAGTGAAAGCCTCAAAGCTACCCTGTAAACATGCAGAGCAGCCATGTCAGTATATTGCTTCCAACAGCGCTACCATGGGAGGACGGGATAAGTACACAGCATATACAGCAGAAGTTAAGTCTTAGAAATTTGTTTAAACTAGATTAGTCATTTTACAATAGGCAAGTTTCAGCCCCGCGTCCTGATTCATAATGTTCAAGGGTGAAAACTAGAAACAGATATATGATAGATCATTGTAATGCAGAATGAGAGAAAGCTTGCCTCAAGATTGTATCTTCGACGAATAGCTGTACGAGTGGGATGAGAGAACCATGGGGCTAGGCAGTTCCACCCAAAGAGAGAGTTCCCGAGCATATAGAGGCCAGTGTAAGGCAAGCAGCTGTTTGCAAAAGTTCCTGGTGCTGCTGCAAGCCTCTCAACATTGCTACCATACAGAACACATGGCGCTACACTTCCAAGAAGGCCTAAATGatacacaaacaccatttagttAGTTACTTTTTTTCGAGTTTAAATAAAAAGGGCAGGCTCAAAAGAGCCATCACAATAAATCCCGCCTCATGCACTACAACGAACACGAACAACTCAAACATACAAACATCAGATGGCCAAATTAGTTGGCCAGTTAGAACAGGATTGTCATATGTTGTTTAATAGCTGATAACCCTCTGCATACAAAAGTCCAGATGCTTAGGTAGATAACAACATTTAGCACACCACGGGGCTTGGCCCGTAATTCA containing:
- the LOC125530214 gene encoding cell number regulator 8-like — its product is MAAADEHHEEASPLLAPPANEKLPPAQDPVKGCADGVPVVMGEPVTAPAGAEPRESWDSGILSCLGRNDEFCSSDLEVCLLGSVAPCVLYGSNVERLAAAPGTFANSCLPYTGLYMLGNSLFGWNCLAPWFSHPTRTAIRRRYNLEGSFEAFTRQCGCCGGLAEDEERREHLEVACDLATHYFCHPCALCQEGRELRRRVPHPGFYGRSVVVMMPPTEQTMGRTM